From the Arctopsyche grandis isolate Sample6627 chromosome 11, ASM5162203v2, whole genome shotgun sequence genome, one window contains:
- the LOC143919449 gene encoding pescadillo homolog: MVAKRKKKYTSGEGAQFMSRKAALKRLQLSIKDFRRLCILKGIYPREPRNRKRAQKGAGGIKTLYHTKDIQFLMHEPIIWKLRDVKVYFRKIQRARGIRDKRAVKNYLKNYPAIKIDHIVKERYPTFIDALRDLDDCLTLCFLFSTFPSIKHVPREHSTMCRRLTVEFMHAVMQAKAIRKVFVSIKGYYYQAEIKGQIINWIVPHHFAFQPHTKEEVDFKLMATFIEFYTVMLGFVNFRLYHSLNLQYPPALNESVTDSDKTLMDEGIYVSERVAAMNIPLMSVDSAATEEEMSIDHFPTDDDPQKLEEAKKEADKVKHLKTMFNGLKFFINREVPRESMVFLIKSFGGEVSWDKLLFVGATYDENDETITHHIVDRPSMDKQYISRYYIQPQWIFDSVNMRTLLPINKYLMGATLPPHLSPFIDKEKDQIYIPPEARAINAGVVEETDKKDDESEEDVELATDEEDNDLNETRELDEAEILEKAYNEEIEGDSDSIGESDVDSDEGDVKQKKEKKKGMAVVQGQLEKEIPYEKAKQEKHEFQLREKMIKKKHKRLYKSMMEGRKKRMKEIWLLRKKRRLHDEKEKEEKKEIKSKLKGKKSVPVA; encoded by the exons atggtgGCTAAAAGGAAGAAGAAG TATACATCCGGGGAGGGAGCGCAGTTTATGTCAAGAAAAGCAGCCCTCAAACGTCTACAACTTTCCATTAAAGACTTCCGTCGATTATGTATACTAAAAGGTATATACCCCAGGGAACCGAGGAACCGAAAGAGGGCGCAAAAAGGAGCCGGTGGTATCAAGACCCTGTATCACACCAAGGATATCCAATTCCTCATGCACGAGCCCATCATATGGAAGCTACGTGATGTCAAG GTATATTTCAGGAAAATACAAAGAGCCAGGGGTATCAGAGATAAGAGAGCTGTCAAGAACTATCTGAAAAATTATCCCGCCATTAAGATTGATCACATTGTGAAAGAAAGATATCCCACATTCATCGACGCCCTTAGAGATTTAGATGACTGCTTAACATTGTGTTTCCTGTTCAGCACATTCCCTTCGATCAAACACGTGCCACGTGAGCATTCAACAATGTGTAGACGATTGACGGTGGAATTTATGCATGCAGTCATGCAAGCGAAAGCTATACGAAAAGTATTCGTATCCATTAAAGGCTACTACTACCAGGCTGAAATTAAAGGTCAAATCATCAACTGGATCGTACCTCACCATTTCGCATTCCAA CCTCATACAAAAGAAGAAGTAGATTTCAAACTGATGGCCACCTTTATTGAATTTTACACTGTCATGTTGGGATTCGTAAACTTCAGGCTGTATCATTCTTTGAATCTGCAATATCCTCCCGCGTTGAACGAAAGTGTTACAGATTCCGATAAGACTTTGATGGATGAGGGCATTTACGTTTCGGAAAGAGTGGCCGCAATGAATATTCCTTTGATGAGCGTCGATAGTGCCGCAACAGAAGAAGAGATGTCGATAGATCATTTTCCGACAGACGACGATCCGCAAAAATTAGAAGAGGCGAAAAAGGAAGCGGATAAagttaaacatttaaaaacgaTGTTCAACGGTTTGAAATTCTTCATAAATAGAGAAGTGCCTAGAGAATCTATGGTTTTCTTGATAAAATCATTCGGTGGCGAAGTTTCTTGGGACAAATTGTTGTTCGTCGGAGCGACGTATGATGAAAATGACGAAACAATTACTCATCATATTGTCGACAGACCGAGCATGGATAAGCAATATATCTCTAGATATTACATACAGCCTCAGTGGATATTTGATAGCGTCAATATGAGGACACTTTTaccgataaataaatatttgatgggAGCTACTCTGCCACCTCATTTGTCTCCGTttatagataaagaaaaagatcaaATATATATTCCACCTGAAGCTAGGGCAATCAATGCAGGAGTTGTGGAGGAAACAG atAAAAAGGATGATGAATCTGAAGAAGATGTAGAACTGGCTACTGATGAAGAAGATAATGACTTGAATGAGACGAGAGAGCTGGACGAAGCTGAAATATTGGAGAAGGCTTATAATGAGGAAATTGAAGGTGATTCTGATTCCATCGGCGAATCTGATGTAGACTCGGATGAAGGCGATGtgaaacaaaagaaagaaaag AAAAAGGGAATGGCGGTAGTACAAGGACAGTTGGAAAAAGAGATCCCATATGAAAAGGCTAAGCAGGAAAAGCACGAATTTCAACTGAGAGAAAAAATGATAAAGAAAAAACACAAGCGTTTATACAAGAGTATGATGGAAGGTCGTAAAAAACGAATGAAAGAAATTTGGTTACTAAGGAAGAAACGTCGCCTTCATgacgaaaaagaaaaagaagaaaaGAAAGAAATCAAAAGTAAGCTAAAGGGGAAGAAATCCGTACCAGTCGCTTGA
- the pelo gene encoding pelota mRNA surveillance and ribosome rescue factor has protein sequence MKLVHRYLDKDGVGSISLIPEESEDMWHAYNLIAEGDIVTSSTFRKVQNESATGSSTSSRVRTILTIKVENIDFDTQACALRLKGRNVQDNQYVKMGAYHTLHLELNRKFTLQKQLWDSVSLERIDMAVDVAQNADVAAVVMQEGLAFVCLITNSMTLVRSKIDVTIPRKRKGLVQDHEKGLGKFYEAVMQAILRHINFQVVKCILIASPGFVKDQFVEYMFQQAVKTDNKLLLENKNKFMVIHSSSGFKHALKEVLQDPAVVARISDTKAAGEVRAIEAFYTILQTEPSKAFYGKKHVESAKEAQAIETLLISDKLFRCQDVALRKEYVSLVDSVKEYGGEVKIFSSMHISGEQLDQLTGVAAILRFPMPELEDSDQEDQDDSD, from the exons ATGAAGCTGGTGCACCGCTATCTCGACAAAGATGGAGTCGG GAGTATATCTCTCATTCCTGAAGAGTCGGAAGATATGTGGCATGCATATAACTTGATAGCCGAAGGAGACATTGTCACCAGTTCGACATTCAGAAAAGTCCAAAATGAGTCAGCCACTGGATCATCTACGAGTAGCCGAGTCCGAACGATTCTTACCATCAAAGTTGAAAACATCGATTTCGACACTCAAGCGTGCGCTCTCAGATTGAAAGGCAGAAACGTACAAGACAACCAGTACGTTAAA ATGGGGGCGTATCACACGTTGCATTTAGAATTGAATCGCAAATTTACACTGCAAAAACAATTATGGGATTCGGTGTCTTTGGAACGTATCGATATGGCCGTCGACGTCGCTCAGAATGCTGATGTAGCCGCTGTGGTGATGCAGGAAGGCTTGGCTTTCGTCTGTTTGATAACGAATTCGATGACACTTGTTAGATCGAAAATCGACGTGACCATTCCGCGCAAACGAAAAGGACTCGTGCAAGATCATGAAAAG GGACTGGGAAAATTTTACGAAGCTGTTATGCAGGCTATTTTGCGCCACATTAACTTCCAAGTTGTCAAGTGTATTTTGATCGCATCTCCTGGATTTGTCAAAGACCAATTTGTTGAATATATGTTTCAGCAGGCTGTAAAAACTGATAATAAACTATtgcttgaaaataaaaataaatttatggtaATACATTCGTCCTCTGGTTTTAAACATGCGCTTAAag AAGTACTACAGGATCCTGCCGTAGTAGCTAGAATTTCAGATACAAAAGCTGCAGGAGAGGTTCGAGCTATAGAAGCGTTCTATACCATTCTGCAAACCGAACCTTCTAAAgcattttatggaaaaaaacatGTCGAGAGTGCCAAGGAAGCACAAGCAATAGAAACACTTTTGATATCTGATAAATTATTCAg ATGTCAAGATGTCGCCCTTAGAAAAGAATATGTCTCTTTAGTGGATTCTGTAAAAGAATATGGCGGAGAAGTGAAAATTTTTTCCAGTATGCACATATCAGGAGAAC AACTGGATCAATTGACCGGAGTCGCGGCAATATTAAGGTTTCCTATGCCAGAGTTGGAAGACAGCGATCAAGAAGACCAGGACGATTCCGACTGA